Proteins from a single region of Thermotoga maritima MSB8:
- a CDS encoding putative manganese-dependent inorganic diphosphatase, which translates to MERVYVIGHKNPDTDSVCSAIGYAHFKNNVEKGKTFIPARSGDLTNESLFVLKYFGMNPPLHIETLEPTVEDLELKNPIFVTPDTSAYDVAMLMESRGIKNVPVVSKEKMIGVVTESNIARVYVRRLKIEPLVIHPVPFDQLVRILKAEVVCDYMKEKTVSGKVHIAVDALHVLLGKIEIGDVVIVGDNEPAQIALLEKGAKLMIVVNNAPVSNRVLEIAKEKNAAVLRVKFDAFSAAKLINLSLPVTLVMSKKFPTVTKKDTLEEVKEIVFTSKIRAAFVEDEKGRLCGVITRTDLLKDVRKKVILVDHNEITQAPEGVEKAEILEIIDHHRLGGLSTLNPVFFYNEPVGSTSTIVAEFFLKNGVKMEREIAGILLSGIVSDTLFFKLSTTTEKDRKMANFLADVAKLDLEKFAKKLLKEGMKIPEDVDPAELLKRDVKVYEMGEESFAVSQIMTSDFSTLLKEKERFMNTLKTLKGEFGVKHFFVLFTNPVEEASLLMMDGDQKLVEKAFNAEKKDGLFLLKGVMSRKKDFVPKIGEVLRRER; encoded by the coding sequence TTGGAAAGAGTGTACGTGATAGGCCACAAGAATCCGGACACCGACAGCGTTTGCTCTGCGATAGGGTACGCGCACTTCAAAAACAATGTGGAAAAGGGAAAAACATTCATTCCAGCTCGAAGCGGCGATCTCACAAACGAATCCCTCTTCGTGCTCAAATATTTCGGAATGAATCCACCCCTCCACATTGAAACGCTCGAACCCACCGTTGAAGATCTCGAGCTGAAAAATCCCATTTTCGTCACTCCGGACACATCCGCCTACGATGTGGCCATGCTCATGGAAAGCAGAGGAATAAAAAACGTTCCGGTGGTTTCAAAGGAGAAAATGATAGGAGTGGTCACTGAAAGCAACATTGCTCGAGTCTACGTGAGGAGATTGAAGATAGAACCATTGGTTATACACCCGGTTCCGTTCGATCAGCTAGTCAGGATACTGAAAGCAGAGGTTGTCTGTGACTACATGAAAGAAAAAACCGTATCCGGAAAGGTTCACATAGCGGTGGATGCCCTTCATGTGCTCCTGGGAAAGATAGAGATAGGTGACGTGGTGATCGTGGGAGACAACGAACCGGCCCAGATCGCTCTTCTGGAAAAAGGAGCAAAACTCATGATAGTCGTGAACAACGCCCCAGTATCAAACAGAGTGCTTGAAATAGCAAAAGAAAAGAACGCCGCCGTTTTGAGAGTGAAGTTCGACGCGTTCAGCGCCGCAAAGCTCATAAACCTTTCACTCCCCGTGACCCTCGTGATGAGCAAGAAATTCCCCACGGTGACGAAGAAGGACACACTCGAGGAAGTAAAAGAGATCGTCTTCACCTCGAAGATAAGAGCAGCGTTCGTAGAAGACGAGAAAGGGCGGCTTTGTGGTGTTATAACTAGGACGGACCTGCTCAAAGATGTGAGGAAAAAGGTGATCCTTGTGGATCACAACGAGATCACCCAGGCACCGGAAGGAGTCGAGAAAGCGGAAATCCTCGAGATCATAGACCATCACAGGCTCGGTGGACTGAGCACTCTGAATCCCGTTTTCTTCTACAACGAACCCGTCGGAAGCACCTCAACAATAGTGGCAGAGTTCTTCTTGAAAAACGGTGTGAAGATGGAAAGGGAGATAGCCGGAATTCTGCTCTCGGGTATCGTTTCCGATACACTCTTCTTCAAACTCTCCACGACGACAGAGAAAGACAGGAAGATGGCGAATTTCCTGGCTGATGTTGCCAAACTCGATCTGGAAAAATTCGCGAAGAAACTGCTGAAGGAAGGGATGAAGATACCGGAAGACGTCGATCCCGCTGAACTGCTGAAGCGCGACGTGAAAGTCTACGAGATGGGAGAAGAATCCTTCGCCGTTTCTCAGATAATGACGTCGGACTTTTCAACACTTTTGAAAGAAAAGGAACGTTTCATGAACACACTGAAGACCCTCAAGGGAGAATTCGGTGTCAAACATTTCTTTGTGCTCTTCACGAATCCTGTGGAAGAAGCGAGTCTTCTGATGATGGATGGAGATCAAAAGTTAGTGGAAAAAGCCTTCAACGCGGAAAAGAAGGACGGTCTTTTTCTGTTGAAGGGGGTTATGTCCAGAAAGAAGGACTTCGTTCCCAAGATCGGTGAGGTGCTGAGAAGGGAGAGATGA
- a CDS encoding rod shape-determining protein produces the protein MLRKDIGIDLGTANTLVFLRGKGIVVNEPSVIAIDSTTGEILKVGLEAKNMIGKTPATIKAIRPMRDGVIADYTVALVMLRYFINKAKGGMNLFKPRVVIGVPIGITDVERRAILDAGLEAGASKVFLIEEPMAAAIGSNLNVEEPSGNMVVDIGGGTTEVAVISLGSIVTWESIRIAGDEMDEAIVQYVRETYRVAIGERTAERVKIEIGNVFPSKENDELETTVSGIDLSTGLPRKLTLKGGEVREALRSVVVAIVESVRTTLEKTPPELVSDIIERGIFLTGGGSLLRGLDTLLQKETGISVIRSEEPLTAVAKGAGMVLDKVNILKKLQGAG, from the coding sequence GTGTTGAGAAAAGACATAGGAATAGATCTCGGTACGGCAAACACCCTCGTCTTTCTCAGAGGGAAAGGCATCGTGGTGAATGAACCATCGGTGATAGCGATAGATTCGACCACAGGTGAGATACTGAAGGTCGGTCTCGAAGCGAAAAACATGATAGGAAAAACTCCCGCCACGATCAAGGCCATAAGGCCCATGAGGGATGGCGTTATAGCGGACTACACCGTGGCCCTTGTGATGCTCAGGTATTTCATAAACAAAGCCAAGGGCGGAATGAATCTGTTCAAACCTCGTGTGGTTATAGGAGTTCCCATAGGAATAACGGATGTGGAAAGGAGAGCCATTCTCGATGCTGGGCTCGAGGCGGGTGCCAGTAAGGTCTTTCTCATAGAAGAGCCCATGGCGGCTGCTATAGGCTCAAATCTCAACGTCGAAGAGCCCTCCGGGAACATGGTGGTGGACATCGGTGGAGGAACGACGGAGGTCGCCGTCATCTCCCTTGGAAGCATTGTCACGTGGGAGTCGATACGTATCGCTGGAGACGAGATGGATGAAGCCATAGTTCAGTACGTGAGGGAGACCTACCGGGTGGCGATCGGTGAGAGAACGGCCGAACGGGTGAAGATAGAGATAGGGAACGTCTTCCCATCCAAAGAAAACGATGAGCTCGAAACGACGGTTTCCGGGATAGACCTTTCCACTGGACTGCCCAGAAAACTCACTCTGAAAGGAGGAGAGGTGAGGGAAGCCCTCAGGAGTGTGGTGGTAGCCATAGTGGAGAGCGTGAGAACCACTCTGGAAAAAACGCCTCCCGAGCTCGTTTCCGACATCATAGAACGCGGAATTTTCCTCACCGGCGGCGGGTCTCTTCTAAGAGGGCTCGACACTCTGCTTCAGAAAGAAACGGGGATCAGTGTCATCAGGTCCGAAGAGCCGCTCACCGCTGTGGCTAAAGGAGCGGGAATGGTTCTGGACAAGGTGAACATTCTGAAGAAGCTTCAGGGTGCCGGGTGA
- the ftsH gene encoding ATP-dependent zinc metalloprotease FtsH, protein MNRSNIWNLLFTILIIVTLFWLARFFYVENSPVSKLSYTSFVQMVEDERSVVSEVVIRDDGVLRVYTKDGRVYEVDAPWAVNDSQLIEKLVSKGIKVSGERSGSSSFWINVLGTLIPTILFIVVWLFIMRSLSGRNNQAFTFTKSRATMYKPSGNKRVTFKDVGGAEEAIEELKEVVEFLKDPSKFNRIGARMPKGILLVGPPGTGKTLLARAVAGEANVPFFHISGSDFVELFVGVGAARVRDLFAQAKAHAPCIVFIDEIDAVGRHRGAGLGGGHDEREQTLNQLLVEMDGFDSKEGIIVMAATNRPDILDPALLRPGRFDKKIVVDPPDMLGRKKILEIHTRNKPLAEDVNLEIIAKRTPGFVGADLENLVNEAALLAAREGRDKITMKDFEEAIDRVIAGPARKSKLISPKEKRIIAYHEAGHAVVSTVVPNGEPVHRISIIPRGYKALGYTLHLPEEDKYLVSRNELLDKLTALLGGRAAEEVVFGDVTSGAANDIERATEIARNMVCQLGMSEELGPLAWGKEEQEVFLGKEITRLRNYSEEVASKIDEEVKKIVTNCYERAKEIIRKYRKQLDNIVEILLEKETIEGDELRRILSEEFEKVVE, encoded by the coding sequence TTGAACAGGTCTAACATCTGGAATCTACTGTTCACGATACTCATAATAGTCACACTTTTCTGGCTCGCCAGATTTTTCTACGTCGAAAACTCACCTGTGTCTAAGCTTAGCTACACGAGTTTTGTTCAGATGGTCGAGGACGAAAGAAGCGTGGTCTCAGAAGTTGTGATCAGGGACGACGGAGTACTGAGAGTTTACACCAAAGACGGTAGAGTTTACGAAGTGGACGCTCCGTGGGCCGTGAACGATTCGCAGCTCATAGAAAAACTGGTTTCAAAGGGAATAAAAGTCTCGGGAGAGAGAAGCGGAAGCAGCTCCTTCTGGATAAACGTCCTCGGCACTCTCATACCGACGATACTCTTCATTGTCGTGTGGCTCTTCATCATGAGGAGCCTCTCTGGAAGGAACAATCAGGCGTTCACGTTCACAAAGAGCAGGGCAACAATGTACAAACCCTCTGGGAACAAGAGGGTCACCTTCAAGGACGTTGGAGGAGCGGAAGAAGCCATAGAGGAACTCAAAGAGGTAGTTGAATTTCTGAAAGATCCCTCTAAATTCAACAGGATCGGCGCAAGGATGCCCAAGGGGATCCTCCTTGTAGGGCCTCCAGGTACCGGTAAAACGCTCCTTGCGAGGGCAGTTGCGGGCGAAGCGAACGTGCCGTTCTTCCACATCAGCGGTTCTGACTTCGTGGAGCTCTTTGTCGGAGTCGGTGCCGCGAGGGTGAGAGATCTGTTTGCACAGGCGAAGGCTCACGCTCCATGTATCGTCTTCATCGATGAGATCGATGCCGTTGGAAGACACAGGGGAGCGGGACTTGGAGGAGGACACGATGAAAGAGAGCAGACCCTGAACCAGCTTCTCGTGGAGATGGATGGATTCGATTCGAAAGAGGGCATCATAGTCATGGCGGCCACAAACAGGCCCGATATCCTGGACCCTGCACTTTTGAGGCCCGGAAGGTTCGACAAGAAAATCGTGGTCGATCCACCTGACATGCTCGGAAGAAAGAAGATACTCGAGATTCACACGAGAAACAAACCGCTCGCGGAAGACGTGAATCTGGAGATCATAGCGAAGAGAACGCCGGGATTCGTCGGGGCGGATCTGGAAAACCTCGTAAACGAGGCGGCGCTTCTTGCGGCGAGGGAAGGTAGAGACAAAATCACGATGAAGGACTTCGAGGAAGCCATAGACAGGGTGATAGCCGGACCCGCAAGAAAGTCGAAGCTGATCAGCCCGAAGGAAAAGCGCATCATAGCGTACCACGAGGCGGGACACGCCGTGGTATCCACCGTGGTTCCAAACGGGGAACCCGTTCACAGAATTTCCATAATCCCCAGGGGATACAAAGCCCTCGGATACACGCTTCATCTTCCTGAGGAGGATAAGTACCTTGTTTCAAGGAACGAACTTCTCGACAAACTCACAGCTCTACTCGGAGGTAGAGCAGCAGAAGAGGTGGTCTTTGGCGATGTGACGAGTGGGGCAGCCAACGATATAGAAAGGGCCACGGAAATTGCGAGGAATATGGTGTGTCAGCTGGGAATGAGCGAAGAGCTCGGACCCCTCGCCTGGGGGAAGGAAGAGCAGGAAGTCTTTCTTGGAAAAGAGATCACACGGCTCAGAAACTACAGTGAAGAGGTAGCGAGCAAAATCGACGAAGAAGTGAAAAAGATAGTGACGAACTGCTACGAGAGGGCGAAGGAGATAATAAGGAAATACAGGAAGCAACTGGACAACATCGTGGAAATACTGCTGGAGAAAGAAACGATAGAGGGAGACGAGCTGAGGCGGATACTGTCCGAGGAGTTTGAAAAGGTGGTGGAATGA
- a CDS encoding rhomboid family intramembrane serine protease, which produces MRKRAVYFILLFNAFIFVMMTFSGVFSTRDPVLQMLLLLRYGAQYGPRVDAGDWFRLITALFVHGGILHILFNSYALYYFGLIVEDIYGTEKFLVGYFFTGIVGNLATHVFYHDTISVGASGAIFGLIGILFAAGFRKDTPFFMKPVTGVSLLPIILINVVYGFLPGTNINNAAHLGGFLSGMLLGYTMSPFSWKRRTLWRVLAIAVVLLVVLSYIFLIRQIPEIDEAIRRFKAG; this is translated from the coding sequence ATGAGAAAAAGGGCCGTTTATTTCATTCTGCTCTTCAACGCGTTCATATTCGTGATGATGACCTTTTCTGGTGTTTTCTCGACCAGGGATCCTGTTCTTCAGATGCTGCTTTTGTTGAGATACGGAGCTCAGTACGGTCCCAGAGTCGATGCGGGAGACTGGTTCAGGTTGATCACCGCTCTGTTCGTCCACGGAGGAATACTCCACATACTGTTCAATTCATACGCGCTTTACTACTTTGGCTTGATCGTGGAGGATATATACGGAACGGAGAAGTTCCTGGTCGGTTATTTCTTCACCGGAATCGTGGGTAATCTGGCAACGCACGTGTTCTACCACGACACGATCTCCGTCGGGGCTAGTGGTGCCATCTTTGGCCTCATCGGAATACTCTTCGCGGCGGGTTTTCGAAAGGACACTCCCTTCTTCATGAAACCTGTGACCGGCGTGTCTCTTCTTCCCATCATTCTGATCAACGTTGTGTACGGATTCCTTCCGGGAACGAACATCAACAACGCGGCTCATCTTGGAGGTTTCCTGTCTGGAATGCTTCTTGGATACACGATGAGCCCCTTCTCATGGAAAAGGAGGACCCTCTGGAGGGTCCTCGCGATAGCCGTCGTTTTACTCGTCGTTCTCTCTTACATCTTCCTGATCAGACAGATCCCGGAGATCGATGAAGCGATCAGAAGGTTCAAAGCAGGATGA
- a CDS encoding thioesterase family protein — protein MMDFDFLEGKRLTEDVALDETMVWNEDIEMLDLHLVATSALIGVVHRVSYELLSRYLPNDYTAVVVETLARHVKAVPTGTRVAVGVRVVGVVGNRVKFRGIVMSGDEKILEAEFVRAIVPREKLRRLALEKAEKTSRLFGI, from the coding sequence ATGATGGATTTTGATTTCCTTGAGGGGAAAAGGCTTACGGAAGACGTGGCTCTCGATGAAACTATGGTGTGGAACGAAGACATCGAGATGCTTGATCTCCATCTCGTCGCGACTTCAGCCCTGATAGGGGTAGTTCACAGAGTGTCGTACGAGCTGTTGAGCAGGTACCTTCCCAACGATTACACGGCTGTTGTGGTGGAGACCCTGGCAAGACACGTGAAGGCTGTTCCAACGGGAACGAGAGTTGCTGTTGGTGTCAGGGTGGTTGGAGTTGTGGGAAACAGGGTGAAGTTCAGAGGAATCGTGATGAGCGGTGACGAAAAGATACTGGAGGCTGAATTCGTCAGAGCGATAGTTCCCAGGGAAAAGCTCCGGAGGTTAGCCCTTGAGAAGGCCGAGAAGACCTCAAGACTTTTTGGAATATGA
- a CDS encoding nucleotide sugar dehydrogenase, whose translation MLKEKLLSKTALLGVIGLGYVGLPLAVEKAKAGYRVLGFDIQKKRVDMVNRGENYIGDVVDEDLKDLVEKGMIRATTDFSEMKNCDVVTICVPTPLGKYKEPDLTYVINTAKEIAKYLHREMLVVLESTTYPGTTEEVVLPILESTGLKVGKDFYLAFSPERVDPGNKIYKTKNTPKVVGGVTEKCTELAKILYENVLEAPVHTVSSPRAAEMAKVLENTFRLVNISLINEVAIVARRMGINIWEVIDAAATKPFGFMPFYPGPGAGGHCIPIDPFYLAYKAKEYDVRLDLVEMAGEINDFMPEYVVMRVQDILNERKKPLNGSKVLLLGVAYKGDIDDTRESPALKVWDHLEKKKAVVEFFDPYVPEVKRGDRIHRRVELTEEYLKGVDIVVITTAHKNGVDYDFVVKNAPVVFDTKNITKDVKENRDKIILL comes from the coding sequence GTGTTGAAAGAAAAACTTCTGAGCAAAACGGCCCTTCTCGGAGTGATCGGCCTCGGGTACGTGGGACTCCCGCTCGCCGTTGAAAAGGCAAAAGCGGGATACAGGGTGCTGGGGTTCGATATCCAGAAGAAGAGGGTCGACATGGTGAACCGCGGGGAAAACTACATAGGAGACGTGGTCGACGAAGACCTCAAAGATCTCGTGGAAAAAGGTATGATCAGGGCCACCACAGATTTTTCTGAGATGAAGAACTGCGACGTCGTCACGATATGCGTTCCAACACCGCTCGGGAAGTACAAGGAACCCGACCTCACCTACGTCATAAATACTGCAAAGGAGATTGCAAAGTACCTCCACAGAGAAATGCTTGTTGTGCTGGAGAGCACCACCTACCCGGGAACCACCGAGGAGGTCGTCCTGCCCATCCTGGAATCCACCGGGCTGAAAGTCGGGAAGGATTTTTATCTCGCCTTCAGTCCTGAAAGGGTGGATCCCGGAAACAAAATTTACAAAACGAAGAACACGCCGAAGGTAGTCGGTGGTGTGACGGAAAAATGCACGGAGCTTGCGAAGATCCTCTATGAAAACGTGCTCGAGGCACCCGTTCACACCGTCTCTTCACCGAGGGCGGCGGAGATGGCGAAGGTGCTCGAGAACACCTTCAGACTGGTCAACATCTCCCTCATAAACGAAGTGGCCATCGTCGCGCGAAGAATGGGAATCAACATCTGGGAAGTGATAGACGCTGCTGCAACAAAGCCCTTTGGATTCATGCCCTTCTATCCCGGACCTGGTGCGGGAGGGCACTGCATCCCGATAGATCCCTTCTACCTCGCTTACAAAGCGAAGGAGTACGACGTGAGGCTCGACCTCGTGGAGATGGCCGGTGAAATAAACGACTTCATGCCCGAGTACGTGGTGATGAGAGTTCAGGACATCCTGAACGAGAGAAAGAAACCTTTGAACGGCTCGAAAGTGCTTCTTCTTGGAGTCGCGTACAAGGGTGATATAGACGACACGAGGGAGTCGCCTGCGCTGAAGGTCTGGGACCACCTCGAAAAGAAGAAAGCGGTAGTTGAATTCTTCGATCCTTACGTTCCGGAAGTGAAGAGAGGAGACAGGATTCACCGACGGGTCGAACTCACTGAAGAGTACCTGAAAGGCGTGGACATCGTGGTGATCACGACCGCCCACAAGAACGGAGTTGATTACGACTTCGTTGTGAAGAACGCGCCCGTGGTCTTCGACACCAAAAACATCACAAAAGACGTGAAAGAAAACAGAGACAAGATCATCCTGCTTTGA
- a CDS encoding B12-binding domain-containing radical SAM protein, producing MRRPRRPQDFLEYEKVLKFKESEKQIEETETKGDVRVALVVPSGYEVAASGLAFHYVQKLLNSHPRIRCERFFYDETFKKFYSLETQTPIDEFPIWLFSVSFENDFSNLLDILKKKDVPLSWKEREDYHPLIIIGGAVTYLNEEFLIPVADAVYYGELEKYLDLFTEALTGETKQEILSSLSRIPSVEVPSLKEHSEIATGVDLNDFLPHSSVVPSRGVFPGKLLVEVGRGCIRRCAFCIFGKNLKPARFVKPERFEELVKNTPYSEYGLISATITDYPWLEDLLDTVEKYQLKISVSSLRLDRLSERLLRTLKDSGQRSFTIAPEAGSQRIRDILKKDITDEQIENALKLARKLDFDRVKMYFIYGLEEETEEDLEAFKKLGDLAVRLGYREVHMSFNPLIPKPGTEFERRKMEPVDVLRKKEKILKNLLKGFRVDFESIRESVVQYTIAHAGKEEVESWLKFFEKSDKKLLGKLIYEEGRKRLC from the coding sequence TTGAGAAGGCCGAGAAGACCTCAAGACTTTTTGGAATATGAGAAGGTGTTGAAATTCAAAGAGAGTGAAAAACAGATCGAAGAAACGGAGACAAAGGGCGACGTTCGAGTCGCCCTTGTTGTTCCTTCCGGCTACGAAGTGGCAGCCTCTGGACTCGCCTTTCACTACGTCCAGAAGCTCCTCAACTCCCATCCGAGGATCAGGTGTGAGAGATTCTTCTACGACGAGACCTTCAAGAAGTTCTACTCCCTTGAAACGCAGACACCTATAGATGAGTTCCCTATATGGCTTTTCTCCGTGAGCTTCGAAAACGACTTTTCAAACCTCCTCGATATTCTGAAGAAAAAAGACGTTCCTCTTTCCTGGAAAGAAAGAGAAGATTATCACCCTCTCATAATAATTGGCGGGGCGGTCACCTATTTGAACGAGGAATTCCTCATTCCGGTGGCGGATGCCGTCTACTACGGTGAGCTGGAAAAATACCTGGATCTGTTCACGGAAGCCCTCACAGGAGAAACGAAGCAGGAAATCTTGAGTTCTCTTTCCAGGATTCCCTCTGTAGAAGTTCCCTCTCTGAAAGAACACAGCGAAATAGCAACAGGAGTTGATCTGAACGATTTTTTGCCTCACTCCAGCGTTGTTCCATCGCGGGGAGTTTTCCCTGGAAAACTTCTGGTCGAGGTGGGAAGGGGATGTATAAGGCGCTGTGCTTTCTGCATATTTGGAAAGAATCTGAAGCCAGCAAGGTTCGTGAAACCTGAAAGATTCGAAGAGCTGGTGAAAAACACCCCGTACAGTGAGTACGGTCTCATAAGCGCCACCATAACCGATTACCCCTGGCTCGAGGATCTCCTCGATACAGTGGAGAAATATCAACTGAAGATCTCGGTTTCTTCCCTGAGGCTGGATCGACTCTCGGAAAGGCTGCTCAGGACTCTCAAAGACTCCGGTCAGAGATCTTTTACGATCGCCCCAGAGGCGGGATCGCAGCGAATCAGGGACATCCTTAAAAAGGACATCACTGATGAGCAGATAGAAAACGCCTTGAAACTGGCAAGAAAACTGGATTTTGACAGGGTGAAGATGTACTTCATCTACGGACTCGAAGAAGAAACGGAGGAAGATCTTGAAGCCTTCAAGAAACTCGGAGATCTCGCGGTTCGGCTCGGATACAGGGAGGTCCACATGAGTTTCAACCCGCTCATACCAAAGCCGGGAACGGAGTTCGAAAGAAGAAAAATGGAACCGGTTGATGTTCTGAGAAAAAAAGAGAAAATTCTGAAGAACTTACTCAAGGGCTTCAGAGTGGATTTCGAAAGCATCAGAGAATCTGTAGTTCAGTACACGATCGCACACGCCGGTAAAGAAGAGGTAGAAAGCTGGCTGAAATTCTTCGAAAAATCGGATAAAAAATTACTTGGTAAGTTGATTTACGAAGAGGGGAGGAAAAGACTGTGTTGA
- a CDS encoding DMT family transporter, with amino-acid sequence MILERFFAWLVVVFWGISFLATKVVVQVLDPFFAGFLRFIFAFFFLFLISGGRPKLFNKNIVMAGFWGVFSYFAFENSALMFTEPTNAAIIVSSAPVFFLLFSHLVQKKKTTSKMYLGVILSFLGVALVVLNGRFVLKLNPLGDLLAFGAALSWVFYTHHIESLGSLSFRENAGIMFWGVVFFLPFSAGKFQQIREMNSIVVISLLYLGLVCSGLAYFLWNKAIERLGSRTTTNMIYYIPVVTAVAEHLLKLKLPSALLVGGVVLVVIGLLIFEREVHYETEDSTRGMRKDRTEETRPSAD; translated from the coding sequence ATGATTTTGGAAAGGTTCTTCGCGTGGCTCGTTGTGGTGTTCTGGGGGATCTCTTTTCTTGCCACCAAAGTGGTAGTTCAGGTTCTGGATCCGTTCTTTGCAGGTTTTCTGAGGTTCATCTTCGCTTTCTTTTTTCTTTTCCTCATATCCGGTGGAAGACCAAAGCTTTTCAATAAAAATATCGTGATGGCTGGTTTCTGGGGAGTGTTCAGCTATTTTGCGTTTGAGAATTCCGCCCTCATGTTCACAGAGCCCACCAACGCAGCAATCATAGTGTCTTCAGCTCCTGTATTCTTTCTCCTTTTCTCGCATCTCGTTCAGAAAAAGAAAACCACTTCGAAGATGTACCTGGGTGTGATCCTGTCCTTTCTCGGGGTGGCCCTCGTCGTTTTGAACGGCAGGTTCGTTCTGAAACTGAATCCCCTCGGAGACCTTCTCGCCTTCGGCGCGGCTCTGTCGTGGGTCTTTTACACTCACCACATAGAAAGTCTCGGGAGTCTCTCCTTCAGAGAAAACGCGGGGATCATGTTCTGGGGCGTCGTGTTCTTCCTTCCTTTCTCAGCCGGAAAGTTCCAGCAGATAAGAGAGATGAACTCAATCGTTGTGATTTCTCTTCTTTATCTGGGACTCGTCTGCTCGGGTCTTGCCTACTTTCTCTGGAACAAAGCAATAGAGAGACTGGGAAGCAGAACGACAACGAACATGATATACTACATACCAGTTGTAACGGCCGTGGCGGAACACCTGCTGAAACTGAAACTTCCCTCCGCTCTTCTTGTGGGAGGAGTTGTGCTTGTGGTGATTGGTCTTTTGATCTTCGAAAGGGAGGTTCATTATGAAACTGAGGATAGCACTCGTGGGATGCGGAAGGATCGGACAGAAGAAACACGTCCCAGCGCTGATTGA
- a CDS encoding Gfo/Idh/MocA family protein encodes MKLRIALVGCGRIGQKKHVPALIETQDLFETVAVCDLVEERANRAAEHFEKSGLRRPETMTNYRELLKREDVDVISIATESGKHYQITMEALEAGKHVLVEKPMALSTKHMNEMVELSKQKNLKLGVFFQNRFNPPVQEVRKKLDSGAFGKIFYASVAVRWNRNEDYYKQASWRGTWEMDGGVLMNQSTHAIDLLQWFLGGEIEEIYGHIANTNHPYIEAEDEGFAIVKFKGGKTGLIEATSNVFPRNLEETLAIFGEKGTVVIGGIAVNRILTWRFEGEEGHPFMNLPDPDTVYGDSHKYVYRDFYEAVTNDRKPYISGEDGKKAVEIVLGIYRSFLEGRPVKYPFDFSTEEMKGVKLR; translated from the coding sequence ATGAAACTGAGGATAGCACTCGTGGGATGCGGAAGGATCGGACAGAAGAAACACGTCCCAGCGCTGATTGAAACGCAGGACCTGTTCGAAACGGTGGCGGTGTGTGATCTCGTGGAAGAAAGGGCGAACCGCGCCGCCGAACATTTCGAAAAGTCGGGCTTGAGAAGACCCGAGACAATGACGAACTACAGAGAGCTCCTCAAAAGAGAAGACGTAGACGTGATCTCCATAGCCACCGAGAGCGGAAAACACTACCAGATCACCATGGAAGCGCTCGAAGCTGGAAAACACGTCCTCGTGGAAAAACCCATGGCCCTCTCGACAAAGCACATGAACGAGATGGTAGAACTCTCGAAACAAAAGAATCTAAAACTCGGTGTTTTCTTCCAGAACAGATTCAATCCACCCGTTCAGGAAGTGAGGAAAAAACTCGATTCGGGGGCGTTTGGAAAGATCTTCTACGCGTCTGTCGCCGTGAGGTGGAACAGAAACGAGGATTACTACAAACAGGCGAGCTGGAGAGGTACCTGGGAGATGGACGGCGGGGTCCTGATGAACCAGTCCACGCACGCCATAGATCTTCTTCAGTGGTTCCTCGGAGGAGAGATAGAGGAGATCTACGGGCACATAGCGAACACGAATCACCCGTACATAGAGGCGGAAGACGAAGGTTTCGCCATCGTGAAGTTCAAAGGCGGGAAGACGGGCCTGATAGAAGCAACGAGCAACGTGTTTCCGAGAAACTTAGAAGAGACACTCGCTATCTTCGGTGAGAAAGGAACGGTGGTTATCGGTGGAATCGCCGTCAACAGGATCCTCACCTGGAGATTCGAAGGAGAAGAGGGTCATCCGTTCATGAATCTACCGGATCCGGACACGGTGTACGGAGACAGTCACAAGTACGTGTACAGAGATTTCTACGAGGCCGTGACGAACGACAGGAAGCCTTACATCTCTGGAGAAGACGGCAAAAAAGCGGTGGAGATAGTTCTTGGAATATACAGGTCTTTCCTGGAAGGAAGACCGGTGAAGTACCCCTTCGACTTCTCCACAGAAGAGATGAAAGGAGTAAAGCTTCGATGA